CATCTTGCGTCAGGCGAGGGAGACGGGAAAGCAGATCGGTGAGTCTCTCGACAAGAACCTCTTGAGCGACGACGCGGAGAAGGCGCTGGCTTCGGAGATGCAGCGGGTAGGTCCGAGGGTGCGCGAGTTGTCACAGCAGGCGGACTATGAGGCCGCGCTGGCGGAGATTGCGACGATTCGCCCGGCGGTGGACACGTTCTTCGACAAGGTGATGGTGATGGTGGAGGACGAGCGGCTGCGGGCCAACCGGCTGGCGCTGCTGCAGGCATTGTCGCGGGAGTTTTCGACAATTGCGGATTTCTCGGAGATCGTGACGGAGAAGAAGTAGTCGACGGTCGACGGTTTCAGAAGGTTTCAAAGGTTTCATCAGCGCAGTATCGGGATTGAAATTCAAACGTCTTCATAGAAGAAAAGGATGAGCACATGAGCACTACCACGATGGAAGTCGAGAGCCCCAAAATGGCGACGGCGAAAGAAGGCGCTGCCAAGTACGTTTACTTCTTCGGCGAGGGCAAGGCCGACGGCAACGGGAAGATGAAAGATGTGCTGGGTGGCAAGGGAGCGGGGTTGGCGGAGATGACCAATGCCGGCCTGCCGGTCCCGCCGGGATTCACCATTCAAACTGAGGCTTGCCGCGAGTACATGCGCGGGCAGCTTTCGCCGGAGATCGACCGGCAGATGAACGAAGCGCTGGCGCGGCTGGAAAGGATCCAGGGCCAGAAACTGGGGCAGGGCGAAAATCCGCTGCTGGTCAGCGTGCGCTCGGGCGCGAAGTTCTCCATGCCCGGCATGATGGACACCATCCTGAACCTCGGGCTGAACGATACGTCGGTGGAAGCCCTGGCCAAGCGCAGCAACAACCCGCGCTTCGCTTACGACAGCTATCGCCGGCTGATCCAGATGTTCGGCAACGTCGTCCTGGAAGTCCCGAAGGCGGTTTTTGACGAGGTCTTCGAGAGCATCAAGAAAAAGAAGAAGGCCAAGCTGGACACCGACCTGGATGCATCGGCGCTGAAGGACGTGATCAAGGACTACAAGCAGGCGGTGAAGAAGCATACCAAGCGCGATTTCCCGCAGGACCCGAAAGAGCAGCTGGTGATGGCCCGCGACGCGGTGTTCCGCTCATGGATGAACCAGCGCGCCAAGACTTACCGGCGCATTAACAACATCGACGACAACCTGGGCACCGCAGTCAACGTGCAGGCGATGGTGTTCGGCAACCTGGGCGAGACCAGCGGCACGGGCGTGGGCTTTACGCGCAATCCCGCCACTGGTGACAAGGAGTTCTACGGCGAGTTCCTGATGAACGCGCAGGGCGAAGACGTGGTGGCCGGCATCCGCACGCCGGTGCACATCGCCGAGCTCAACAAGATCATGCCCCAGGTATACGAGCAGCTGCGCGACATCACCACGCGGCTGGAAAAGCACTACAAGGACATGCAGGACTTCGAGTTCACCATCCAGGAGGGCAAGCTCTACATGTTGCAGACGCGCAACGGCAAGCGTACCGGGCGCGCGGCAGTGCGGGTCGGGATCCAGATGGTGAATGAGGGGCTGATCTCGAAGGAAGAAGCCTTCATGCGCGTGGAACCGAACCAGCTGTACGACTTCCTGGTTCCGCGGCTCGACGAGAAGGGCGTGAATGTGGAAGTGCTGGCCACGGGATTGCCGGCATCGCCGGGCGCGGCCGTGGGCCAGATCGTGTTCACCGCCGATGAAGCGGTGGTGAAGGCGGGCACTGGCAAGAAGAAGAACCCGGTCATCCTGGTGCGCGCCGAAACCACGCCAGAAGATATTCACGGCATGGAAGTGGCGGTCGGCATCCTGACCTCGCGTGGCGGCATGACCAGCCACGCGGCGGTGGTCACGCGCGGCATGGGCAAGTGCTGCGTGG
This DNA window, taken from Terriglobales bacterium, encodes the following:
- the ppdK gene encoding pyruvate, phosphate dikinase is translated as MSTTTMEVESPKMATAKEGAAKYVYFFGEGKADGNGKMKDVLGGKGAGLAEMTNAGLPVPPGFTIQTEACREYMRGQLSPEIDRQMNEALARLERIQGQKLGQGENPLLVSVRSGAKFSMPGMMDTILNLGLNDTSVEALAKRSNNPRFAYDSYRRLIQMFGNVVLEVPKAVFDEVFESIKKKKKAKLDTDLDASALKDVIKDYKQAVKKHTKRDFPQDPKEQLVMARDAVFRSWMNQRAKTYRRINNIDDNLGTAVNVQAMVFGNLGETSGTGVGFTRNPATGDKEFYGEFLMNAQGEDVVAGIRTPVHIAELNKIMPQVYEQLRDITTRLEKHYKDMQDFEFTIQEGKLYMLQTRNGKRTGRAAVRVGIQMVNEGLISKEEAFMRVEPNQLYDFLVPRLDEKGVNVEVLATGLPASPGAAVGQIVFTADEAVVKAGTGKKKNPVILVRAETTPEDIHGMEVAVGILTSRGGMTSHAAVVTRGMGKCCVAGAGDIGVNEHHKTMTVKGQEFHEGDWISLDGTTGRVIKGRLNTVPASVDDPELQTLLSWSEPYRKLGVRANADIPRDAIQAKAFGAEGIGLCRTEHMFFAEDRIDHMRAMILADNEKDRRAALKKLLPMQRADFAGLFKAMGGLPVTIRLLDPPLHEFLPKREELMVEIAVLEATKPKSPKLKELRKVLARVEELHEFNPMLGFRGCRLGIALPEVTEMQARAIIEAAVDCEKAGIKTHAEIMIPLTGTMKEMENQSAICRRVAEEVFAEKGQHVHYLVGTMIELPRACIIADQIAKDAEFFSFGTNDLTQTTYGFSRDDINKFLPRYVAEGILKQDPFAVIDREGVG